From the genome of Scytonema hofmannii PCC 7110, one region includes:
- a CDS encoding glucose-1-phosphate cytidylyltransferase: MKVVLFCGGLGTRLREFFANVPKPMVNIGYRPILWHVMKYYAHYGHKDFILCLGYKADVIKNYFLNYDECISNDFTLQEGGKKIQLLNSDIEDWKITFVDTGLTSNIGQRFKAVEEYLEGEEVFLANYSDGLTDLHLPDIIEDFHKHNKIASFLCVKPSQSFHLVSMEENGLVSDIQNVQQAGIRINGGFFVFKKDIFKYIQAGEELVNEPFQRLINLKQLVAYKYSGFWACMDTFKEQQQLDDMYCQGNAPWAVWNLERKAKSLDYSRLHHVANDSIPLKLA; encoded by the coding sequence ATGAAAGTAGTTTTATTCTGCGGTGGTTTAGGAACAAGATTAAGAGAATTTTTTGCTAATGTCCCCAAGCCTATGGTTAATATTGGCTACAGACCGATATTGTGGCATGTGATGAAATACTATGCCCACTACGGACACAAAGATTTTATTTTGTGTCTTGGTTATAAAGCAGATGTTATTAAGAATTACTTTCTCAATTATGATGAGTGTATTTCCAATGATTTTACCTTACAAGAAGGAGGCAAAAAAATCCAACTTCTAAATAGTGATATTGAAGATTGGAAAATTACTTTTGTCGATACAGGGTTGACTTCAAATATTGGTCAAAGATTCAAGGCTGTTGAAGAATACTTAGAAGGGGAAGAGGTATTTTTAGCTAACTATAGCGACGGTTTAACAGATTTACATCTACCTGACATAATTGAAGACTTTCATAAACATAACAAAATAGCTAGCTTTCTGTGCGTCAAACCATCGCAAAGCTTTCATTTAGTTTCAATGGAAGAAAATGGTTTGGTAAGTGATATCCAAAATGTTCAGCAAGCCGGCATTCGGATAAATGGAGGTTTCTTTGTATTTAAGAAAGATATCTTTAAATATATTCAAGCTGGAGAAGAATTAGTGAACGAACCATTTCAAAGACTAATTAATTTAAAACAGCTAGTTGCTTATAAATACAGTGGCTTTTGGGCGTGTATGGATACATTTAAAGAGCAACAGCAGTTAGATGATATGTATTGTCAAGGTAACGCTCCTTGGGCAGTATGGAATCTTGAAAGGAAGGCAAAATCTTTGGATTATAGTCGGCTTCATCATGTTGCTAATGATTCTATACCATTAAAATTAGCTTAA
- a CDS encoding PIG-L deacetylase family protein: MLKFNFEQKNNSSYKVLCLGAHCDDIEIGCGGTILRLIESYPNLVFYWVVFSSNLQREKEAYHSANKFLEKVSEKNIIIKQFQDGCFPFVGIEIKQFFEELKRDYHPDLIFTHYRHDLHQDHRLISDFTWNTFRNHFILEYEIPKYDGDLGNPNFFVHLTEDICQDKINYIIDSFPSQNHKQWFTEETFLSILRLRGIESNAPNKYAEAFYCRKVVF, from the coding sequence ATGCTTAAATTCAATTTTGAACAAAAAAATAACTCAAGTTATAAAGTTTTGTGTTTAGGAGCGCATTGCGATGATATAGAAATTGGTTGTGGAGGTACAATCTTAAGATTGATAGAAAGTTACCCAAATCTTGTGTTTTATTGGGTTGTCTTTAGTTCCAACTTACAAAGAGAAAAAGAAGCTTATCATAGTGCTAATAAGTTTTTAGAAAAAGTCTCAGAAAAAAATATAATTATCAAACAATTTCAGGACGGTTGTTTTCCTTTCGTGGGAATTGAAATTAAACAATTTTTCGAAGAATTAAAGCGAGATTATCATCCTGATTTAATTTTTACACATTATCGTCATGACCTGCATCAAGATCATCGCTTAATTTCTGATTTTACCTGGAATACATTTAGGAATCATTTCATACTAGAATATGAAATACCTAAGTATGATGGAGATTTAGGAAATCCTAATTTCTTTGTTCATTTAACTGAGGACATTTGCCAAGACAAAATCAACTATATTATTGATAGCTTTCCATCGCAAAACCACAAACAATGGTTTACAGAAGAAACATTTTTATCAATTCTAAGACTGCGAGGAATTGAATCTAATGCGCCTAATAAGTATGCGGAAGCTTTCTATTGCCGTAAAGTAGTTTTTTAA
- a CDS encoding class I SAM-dependent methyltransferase produces the protein MIKTTLESYLQNGKTLNRGCCRFCGSKLKHTFVDLGMSPLCESYVSLEQLNQMEAFYPLHVCVCDRCFLVQLQEYVTPQDIFSEYAYFSSYSDSWLQHAKNYTEKVIVRFGLHSYSQVVEIASNDGYLLQYFLEKNIPVLGIEPAANVAEVAIKKGISTVVKFFGKNTASELAASGKQADLLIGNNVLAHVPDINDFVGGAKILLKPQGIITMEFPHLMRLIEENQFDTIYHEHFSYLSLLTVEKIFAHHGLTIFDVEELSTHGGSLRIYAKQAEDTSKPISQQVMELRAKEEAAGFTNIKHYFSFGEKVKETKFKLLEFLILAKRQGKTIAGYGAPGKGNTLLNYCGIREDFIDYTVDRNPYKQGKFLPGTHIPIFHPDKIQETKPDYLLILPWNLKNEIMSQMLFVHDWGCKFIVPIPEVNVYS, from the coding sequence ATGATTAAGACAACTTTGGAGTCCTACCTACAGAATGGTAAAACCCTGAATCGTGGTTGCTGTCGATTTTGTGGGTCGAAATTAAAGCACACTTTTGTTGACTTGGGAATGTCACCGCTTTGTGAAAGCTACGTATCACTTGAACAGCTAAACCAAATGGAGGCTTTCTATCCGCTGCACGTATGCGTATGCGATCGCTGTTTTTTAGTTCAACTGCAGGAATATGTCACTCCGCAAGACATCTTCAGCGAGTATGCCTACTTTTCGTCTTACTCTGACTCTTGGCTACAACACGCCAAAAACTATACCGAAAAGGTAATAGTGCGATTTGGGTTGCACTCATATAGTCAAGTTGTGGAAATAGCTAGTAACGATGGTTACTTATTGCAATATTTTTTGGAAAAAAACATCCCTGTTCTAGGCATAGAACCAGCAGCTAATGTCGCTGAAGTAGCTATTAAAAAAGGTATTTCCACAGTTGTCAAGTTTTTTGGAAAAAACACAGCATCTGAATTAGCTGCTAGCGGTAAGCAAGCCGATTTATTAATAGGTAATAATGTACTTGCTCACGTACCTGATATCAATGATTTTGTCGGAGGCGCTAAAATTCTACTTAAACCTCAAGGTATCATTACCATGGAGTTTCCTCATTTAATGCGACTCATTGAGGAGAATCAGTTCGACACCATTTATCACGAACACTTCTCTTACTTATCGTTGCTGACAGTCGAAAAGATTTTTGCACATCATGGTTTAACAATCTTTGATGTAGAAGAATTATCAACTCATGGTGGTTCTCTAAGAATTTATGCGAAACAAGCAGAAGATACTTCTAAACCTATTAGTCAACAGGTAATGGAACTAAGAGCTAAGGAAGAAGCTGCTGGATTTACCAACATCAAACATTATTTTTCATTTGGTGAAAAAGTTAAGGAAACAAAATTCAAACTTTTAGAATTTTTAATTTTAGCTAAACGACAGGGAAAAACAATTGCTGGTTACGGCGCTCCTGGTAAAGGTAACACACTTTTGAATTATTGTGGAATTAGAGAAGATTTCATTGATTACACCGTAGACCGAAATCCATATAAACAAGGTAAATTCTTACCAGGAACTCATATACCCATCTTTCATCCAGACAAAATTCAAGAAACAAAACCTGACTATTTACTGATTTTACCTTGGAATTTAAAAAACGAAATTATGTCGCAGATGTTGTTTGTACATGATTGGGGTTGTAAATTTATCGTGCCGATTCCTGAAGTTAATGTCTATTCTTGA